A single Cryptococcus neoformans var. grubii H99 chromosome 7, complete sequence DNA region contains:
- a CDS encoding endoribonuclease L-PSP, whose product MSDLTYYNYKGYGEKAAKSHHYSQAVRLGDTIHCSGQGGWDPDTFEFYKEINAQIDQAFKNVELTLTTAGGKGWEQVFRVNSYHVPINNEALEAMVRNFRKYMPNHQPLWTCVGVTRLGEDDMRVEIEVQAYDPVKKE is encoded by the exons ATGTCGGATCTTACCTACTATAACTACAAGGGCTACGGTGAGAAAGCCGCCAAGTCGCACCATTACTCCCAAGCTGTACGACTGGGCGATACCATTCATTGTTCTGGTCAAG GTGGCTGGGATCCCGACACTTTCGAATTCTATAAGGAGATCAATGCCCAGATTGATCAAGCTTTCAAGAACGTCGAGCTTACTTTGACTACAGCTGGCGGCAAAGGCTGGGAACAG GTGTTCCGTGTCAACTCTTATCATGTTCCCATCAATAACGAAGCCCTCGAGGCCATGGTTCGAAACTTTCGCAAATACATGCCAAATCATCAGCCCCTGTGGACCTGCGTTGGCGTCACCCGGCTaggagaagatgatatGCGGGTTGAAATTGAAGTGCAGGCCTACGATCCAGTCAAAAAGGAATAA
- a CDS encoding ubiquitin-conjugating enzyme E2 G1 encodes MMPPTPRTNASSSSSPYPPSRPNSAKPAISSNGNSNTANSSLILRKQLMELQKHPVDGFSAGLVDDDNMLEWDIVIMGPVDTLWEGAILKARLIFPPEYPLLPPKMIFDSEMWHPNIYNKGDKKGEVCVSILHQPGEDEWGFEDAGERWLPVHTVESVLISVISLLSQDVPDLSSPANVDAAKEVREDYPSYKKKVKRLARRSAEEAYD; translated from the exons ATGATGCCTCCTACGCCCCGCACCAACGCtagctcttcctcctctccttatCCTCCGTCCCGTCCCAACTCTGCAAAGCCCGCCATTTCTTCAAATGGTAACTCCAATACCGCAAATTCGTCACTGATACTCCGCAAACAACTTATGG AGCTCCAGAAGCATCCTGTGGACGGATTCTCGGCCGGTCTTGTGGACGATGATAACATGCTCGAGTGGGATATTGTCATTATGGG TCCTGTGGATACTTTGTGGGAAGGCGCCATTCTCAAAGCTCGACTCATTTTCCCTCCT GAGTACCCTTTATTACCTCCAAAGATGATCTTCGACTCTGAGATGTGGCATCCTAATA TTTACAACAAGGGCGATAAGAAGGGAGAAGTCTGTGTCTCTATCTTG CACCAGCcaggtgaagatgaatgGGGATTTGAAGATGCAGGAGAAAGATGGTTGCCCGTTCACACGGTTGAGTCTGTC TTGATTTCTGtcatctcccttctctcccagGACGTCCCAgacctctcttcccccgcCAACGTCGATGCCGCCAAAGAGGTTAGGGAAGATTATCCCTCgtacaagaagaaggttaAGCGGTTGGCAAGGAGAAGTGCTGAGGAGGCTTATGATTAA
- a CDS encoding rhamnogalacturonan lyase: MLKPLGLVTTALAVTGVAAKITYSETNDTITLSSDRLTLGVNKTLGAMTGLEFDNVDVLGPVSGRIGMGYFDCYCIPAVNTSVWTPDNPNPQSSRHYYVGQSQKASFEVHQGNDSNNNPWIGLIMSETYKGSGQFFQQWWFLRDGEPGYHTFTRLQFDNGTEGIDLGNLQEFRQVISPNSDIWTHLVTNDVQYGHLPSDEATGNQTTVQDATWYYNITEGNPYKTESSDYFTKYEWADLYGDHFAHGFYADGTASNGSTLGFWTVFNNLEGYTGGPLRSDLVVDTNIYNYYASNHRGASTMNITSGFDRIFGPTFIYLNKDGDLHSLYDDAKSYANISFAADFYDDVADLIPGYVNSSGRGDFKARVSLPEGASNPKIILAQSGVDPQDNVDYTAKQYWTNVSSDGSVTLPRVQAGIYRVTLYAEGVFGQFEQDGVVVSAGDGDGDEFQINWEAERHGIELWRLGVPDKTAGEFLHGFAKDPDHTLHQEEYREYWGAWDFPTDFPDGVNYTIGTSDPSKDWNYVHYSRYGGSFTRPEYVLDNVNVWTVNWVPEGGLDVSGKTAVLTVQLAGARTASGNLDLPEPTSNYSNVDYTVNVNGNPLSWTILYNQSSSCSDRSGIACYNLRNVFTFPGEWLKNDTNNVFEFALPYNASGGDVNFRNYSISVLYDAIRLELSD, translated from the exons ATGTTGAAGCCACTTGGTCTGGTAACTACAGCTCTGGCGGTGACAGGTGTCGCGGCGAAGATTACCTACTCTGAGACGAATGACA CCATTACTCTATCTTCTGATAGACTGACTCTGGG GGTAAATAAGACGTTGGGCGCTATGACAGGCCTTGAGTTTGACAATGTAGATGTCTTGGGTCCTGTGTCTGGCCGTATTGGTATGGG ATATTTTGACTGTTACTGCATTCCTGCTGTAAATACTTCAGTATGGACGCCCGACAACCCAAACCCACAATCATCTCGTCATT ATTATGTCGGCCAATCTCAAAAGGCCAGTTTCGAAGTTCATCAAGGGAATGACAGCAACAATAACCCTTGGATTGGCTTGATCATGAGCGAAACG TACAAGGGTAGCGGTCAATTCTTCCAGCAATGGTGGTTCTTACGCGATGGCGAACCTGGCTACCACACATTTACCAGACTCCAGTTCGACAATGGGACTGAGGGTATTGACCTAGGTAATTTGCAAGAGTTCCGCCAAGTG ATCTCTCCTAATAGCGACATCTGGACTCATCTGGTAACGAACGACGTCCAATACGGTCATCTCCCCTCTGATGAAGCTACGGGTAATCAGAC TACTGTTCAAGATGCTACATGGTACTACAACATTACTGAAGGGAACCCCTATAAAACCGAGTC TTCTGATTATTTCACCAAATATGAATGGGCAGATCTCTATG GTGACCATTTTGCCCATGGTTTTTATGCCGATGGAACAGCCTCAAATGGTTCAACCCTTGGCTTCTGGACTGTATTCAACAACCTCGAAGGATACACGGGTGGACCGTTGCGGTCTGATCTAGTGGTTGATACCAACATCTACAACT ACTATGCATCAAATCATCGTGGTGCCTCAACTATGAATATTACCTCCGGCTTTGATAGGATCTTTGGTCCGACATTCATCTATTTGAATAAGGACGGTGACCTTCATAGTCTCTATGACGACGCGAAGAGTTACGC CAATATCTCTTTCGCTGCCGATTTTTACGACGATGTCGCCGACCTCATCCCAGGTTACGTCAATTCGTCTGGTCGAGGCGACTTCAAAGCTCGGGTCAGCTTACCGGAGGGCGCATCCAACCCCAAAATCATCCTAGCGCAGAGCGGAGTTGATCCTCAGGATAACGTGGATTACA CTGCCAAGCAGTACTGGACCAATGTATCATCCGATGGCAGCGTCACCCTTCCTCGTGTCCAAGCTGGCATTTACCGAGTTACTCTTTACGCCGAAG GCGTCTTCGGTCAGTTTGAGCAAGATGGAGTGGTGGTCAGCGCTGGTGACGGAGACGGTGATGAGTTCCAAATCAATTGGGAAGCCGAACGTCACG GTATCGAACTTTGGAGGCTTGGAGTCCCGGATAAG ACCGCCGGCGAGTTCCTTCACGGTTTCGCCAAAGATCCCGACCATACCcttcatcaagaagaatatCGAGAATACTGGGGTGCATGGGACTTCCCCACCGACTTCCCTGACGGTGTGAACTACACGATCGGCACCAGTGACCCTTCGAAGGACTGG AACTACGTGCACTACAGTCGGTATGGAGGCTCATTTACTCGGCCGGAGTATGTATTGGATAACGTCAATGTCTGGACCGTCAACTGGGTACCCGAGGGTGGGCTGGATGTAAGTGGGAAGACTGC CGTTCTTACTGTCCAACTC GCTGGCGCACGAACTGCTTCCGGTAACCTTGACTTACCAGAGCCAACATCCAACTATTCCAACGTCGATTACACGGTCAACGTGAACGGTAACCCTCTCTCTTGGACCATCCTTTACAATCAGTCTTCGTCTTGCTCAGATAGGAGCGGTATTGCTTGTTACAATTTGAGGAATGT GTTCACGTTCCCTGGAGAATGGCTGAAGAACGATACCAACAACGTGTTCGAGTTTGCACTGCCTTATAATGCTAGCGGTGGGGATGTGAACTTCAGGAATTACTCGATTTCTGTTTT GTATGACGCCATCCGACTTGAGCTCTCCGATTAG
- a CDS encoding oxysterol binding protein has product MSARPSAHPSRRPSSTSIRSALEENKPEGADVPEEQKAGWASFIKSLARMTGDLSSMTAPPFILSPTSLTEFPAYWCEHPTAFASISEGKDEFERAERVLRWFIGTLKAQYTTRNEKMGSEKKPLNPVLGELFYGVWPDENGRGETKLIVEQVSHHPPITAYYIENAKAGVKLQGHSGQKTSFTGTAINVKQSGHAILTVKPKNGHPEEKYLITLPKLRIEGIIWGSPYIELTETNAIQSSTGYTTQIDYKGKGYFSGKAHSFKATIAKSGKTLQSYEGQWTGNSYIGKKNGHLFLDTNEAKEEVTVKPIEEQGEWETRKLWEKVAKGIRGQNYDEAGREKSRIENEQRQRRKDEVAAGITWQHVHFTHVDSDEEYRSLAELLHDKLTPVHEDAYVFKENI; this is encoded by the exons ATGTCAGCCCGCCCCTCAGCCCACCCTTCCCGTCGCccttcctctacctccATCAGATCCGCCCTCGAAGAAAACAAGCCAGAAG GCGCGGACGTACCGGAAGAGCAAAAGGCAGGATGGGCCAGTTTTATCAAGAGTCTTGCTCGTATGACGGGCGATCTCAGCTCGATGACTGCTCCCCCTT TCAttctctctcccacctctCTTACTGAATTCCCCGCTTACTGGTGCGAACACCCTACGGCGTTTGCGAGTATCTCTGAGGGCAAGGATGAGTTTGAGCGTGCAGAGAGGGTGCTTAGGTGGTTTATTGGAACGCTCAAGGCTCAGTACACT ACCCGTAACGAGAAAATGGGCTCCGAAAAGAAGCCTCTGAACCCCGTCCTTGGAGAGCTTTTCTACGGTGTATGGCCtgatgagaatggaaggGGGGAGACTAAGTTGATCGTAGAACAAGTGTCCCACCATCCTCCTATC ACTGCTTA CTACATCGAAAACGCCAAAGCTGGTGTCAAACTCCAAGGTCATTCTGGTCAAAAAACTTCCTTCACTGGCACAGCCATCAACG TCAAGCAATCCGGTCATGCCATCCTTACCGTCAAGCCAAAGAACGGTCATCCCGAAGAAAAGTACTTGATCACTCTTC CCAAGCTTCGGATTGAGGGTATCATCTGGGGTAGCCCGTACATCGAGTTGACCGAAACCAACGCTATCCAATCCAGCACTGGCTACACCACTCAGATTGACTacaaaggcaaaggctACTTCTCCGGTAAAGCCCATTCGTTCAAAGCGACAATCGCCAAGTCTGGTAAAACTCTGCAATCTTACGAGGGCCAGTGGACAGGTAACTCATACAtcgggaagaagaatgggcATTTGTTCTTGGATACGAATGAGGCGAAAGAGGAGGTCACCGTTAAGCCCATAGAAGAGCAGGGCGAGTGGGAGACTAGAAAGCTTTGGGAGAAGGTCGCAAAAGGGATCAGGGGTCAGAACTATGATGAGGCTGGTAGAGAAAAATCTAGAATAGAG AATGAGCAGCGACAGCGGCGTAAGGATGAAGTTGCCGCCGGTATAACATGGCAGCACGTCCACTTCACCCATGTCGACTCTGATGAAGAGTACCGATCCCTTGCCGAGTTGCTCCACGACAAGCTCACGCCTGTGCATGAAGACGCCTACGTTTTCAAGGAGAACATCTAA
- a CDS encoding transcriptional activator SPT8, producing MRSEEEDDDDEYYDEHEEEDDERASNGDNGEAEGDEDDADEAIEEASDEEGSDEDNAEEDAEVEDEEEEEEEEDGEAEEDEEDERDEEEDGEEASEDEADGEDVTMAAAQDDEAGSIHPSQVSKSAKLSRADLPPPPHLIRRSLFKPAFMAPPTTLSVEAIVGIPLPTPVQSLASSTCLSYLLTGGQDGFVRAYDFWGSVNGSQMMTAQQRSVVGLGEGMNKAGLPRGWWTNEVEGIIGGTVAKRTEPVYSMACEGDALWALTGTQSGPINLSSLRHSPGHLVHTLKGHTNVVSCMTLLPEEKGFISGSWDGTVREWDLNTGQTVRTYPTHKAQLSSVSLRPVGFPSSPTPSPRPKAPGEEEEEEEGNEDPAMNISISMGPDFFGKKEMGNLKQEGENGKESSGDKEAEILSEQKPSNDIEMADAASAVSGTGDSLFGDDDAEGETAPASILPTTIPSPSLPSPPKPKPLGLALPGQRQSSSAPISTKETEAAPVSAPLFAPQASASSARQGAADVIPVLSPVNWKAYSEDVLLTSSMDGQLVLIDRRVPSYEGTGAGVGRLLPGEKTPPWCMSACWLSNGNQVLAGRRNGTVEIWDVRKGSSSTGPNLLRSLKTPVESGPISCVVAFPDGRHIATASQDNIRLWNAAEVFHSEDSAKRSKGKTPFKIIAGHHGGTISSMIVDRTCRFLITASGDRGWGGESTKAVLIHEVKW from the exons ATGCgcagcgaagaagaagatgatgatgatgaatatTATGATgagcatgaagaagaggac GACGAGCGAGCGAGCAACGGTGATAatggagaagcagaaggggatgaggatgatgctgatgaggCCATAGA AGAGGCATcagacgaagaaggctcAGACGAAGACAacgcagaagaagatgcagaagtggaagacgaagaagaggaggaggaagaggaggatggagaagcggaggaggatgaagaagatgagagggatgaggaagaagacggagaggAAGCTAGCGAGGACGAAGCGGACGGGGAAGATGTTACCATGGCTGCTGCCCAGGATGATGAGGCAG GCTCAATACATCCTTCACAAGTATCGAAATCTGCGAAACTTTCTCGTGCCGATCTCCCACCCCCACCTCACCTCATACGCCGCTCCCTTTTTAAACCCGCTTTTATGGCCCCTCCGACAACGCTTTCGGTCGAAGCTATTGTTGGTATACCTCTTCCCACACCAGTCCAGTCACTCGCGAGTAGCACTTGTCTTTCCTACTTGCTTACAGGAGGGCAAGACGGTTTTGTTCGGGCGTATGATTTCTGGGGTAGCGTCAATGGATCGCAAATGATGACTGCTCAGCAGAGAAGTGTTGTTGgtcttggagaaggaatgaACAAAGCAGGGCTACcgagaggatggtggaCGAACGAAGTTGAAGGTATAATAGGTGGGACTGTTGCCAAGAGAACTGAGCCAGTGTATAGTATGGCATGTGAGGGTGATGCCTTGTGGGCTTTGACAGGTACTCAG TCGGGGCCTATAAATCTTTCCAGCCTGCGTCATTCGCCAGGTCATCTCGTCCATACATTAAAGGGACACACCAATGTTGTTTCGTGCATGACGCTATTACcggaagaaaaaggtttTATAAGTGGTTCTTGGGATGGAACCGTCAGA GAATGGGATCTCAATACCGGTCAAACTGTTCGTACATATCCAACTCACAAAGCCCAACTCTCTTCCGTGTCCCTTCGTCCAGTCGgctttccctcttctcctacTCCTTCCCCTCGTCCCAAAGCCCccggagaagaagaagaagaagaagaagggaacgAAGACCCTGCAATGAATATTTCAATATCTATGGGACCCGACTTCTttgggaagaaagaaatggGGAACTTAAAACAAGAGGGCGAGAATGGCAAAGAATCCTCTGGAGATAAAGAAGCTGAAATTTTGTCAGAGCAAAAGCCAAGCAATGATATCGAAATGGCAGATGCTGCTTCTGCAGTCTCTGGTACTGGTGACTCTTTatttggtgatgatgatgcgGAAGGCGAAACTGCGCCAGCGTCCATCCTCCCTACCaccatcccatccccatctctcccGTCtccacccaaacccaagCCTCTTGGTCTCGCCCTTCCGGGCCAGAGACAGTCTTCATCAGCTCCCATATCAACTAAAGAAACTGAAGCTGCCCCAGTTTCTGCTCCTCTATTTGCACCTCAAGCATCAGCTAGTTCGGCTCGCCAAGGTGCGGCGGATGTCATTCCGGTTCTAAGTCCTGTAAACTGGAAAGCGTATTCTGAAGATGTGTTATTAACGAGTTCGATGGATGGGCAGTTGGTGCTAATAGATAGAAGGGTACCAAGCTACGAAGGTACTGGAGCTGGTGTGGGCAGGCTGTTGCCTGGAGAGAAGACACCACCGTGGTGTATGTCT GCATGCTGGTTGTCGAACGGAAATCAGGTCCTtgcaggaaggagaaatgGAACTGTGGAAATATGGGATGTGCGGAAAGGTTCCAGTTCTACTGGGCCCAACTTGCTTCGCTCTCTCAAAACACCTGTGGAATCGGGCCCTATAAGCTGCGTAGTGGCATTCCCAGACGGTCGGCATATTGCAAC AGCTTCGCAGGATAACATCCGTTTATGGAACGCCGCCGAAGTCTTCCATTCGGAAGACTCTGCCAAGCGAAGTAAAGGCAAAACACCATTTAAGATCATTGCCGGTCACCACGGTGGTACAATCTCGTCTATGA TTGTTGATCGTACATGTCGGTTCTTGATCACAGCAAGCGGCGACagaggatggggaggagaaagtACTAAGGCAGTACTCATACATGAAGTGAAATGGTAA
- a CDS encoding vesicle-fusing ATPase, with amino-acid sequence MSFFKRSDPNAPTARRAAQGSPAPYQRVPDNASYSSLPPPTQQAPPPRQSPLPSRDPYGRAGGIGGGHGTPAHQLAQPTHLGLGPRSASHYSEKSQNEYGYQSQPQRGYSQQSQGGTGRGVFNIAPCPSDALALTNRLVVHPSDFPSDVDFALLRGRFIFSVIRDNTGTLPPGHVGPSKIIRQWVGLSAVGETVDIEPYYPGNGEWASTAEVEVGFRLKRKETHDVFDSEEMAAGFINAFPSLPLTPLQPLVFDYRGHELKATVRAVSTLDGQDGRTGVIMEGTEIIWVKDPTSGIKLKNTSKRGPTNAILAPNFKFEDMGIGGLDTEFAAIFRRAFASRIFPPGLVEKLGIQHVKGILLYGPPGTGKTLMARQIGKMLNAREPKVVNGPEILNKFVGQSEENIRKLFADAEKEQKEKGDESGLHIIIFDELDAICKQRGSTNSGTGVGDSVVNQLLAKMDGVDQLNNVLIIGMTNRMDMIDEALLRPGRLEVHIEISLPDEEGRLQILNIHTTKMRSNGVLADDVDLAELASLTKNFSGAELGGLTKSATSFAFNRHVKVGTVASFEDVENIKIGRADFLHALEEVQPAFGVSEEELQQVVQNGIIHYSSRVNEILNDGQLLVEQVRKSERTPLVSVLLHGPSGAGKTALAATIAMGSDFPFIKLISPETMVGFTESQKIAQLHKVFADSYKSPLSVVVVDSLERLLDWNPIGPRFSNGVLQALVVLFGKRPPKGRRLLILATTSNRSILSDMDVLSTFDADIPIPPITSVKHIERCLREVNLFSSNEEMQRAVDMLRDVKFGEGGNGELMVGVKKLLSMAEMARQDPDPAAKLVASLMREVG; translated from the exons ATGTCTTTCTTTAAACGAAGCGATCCAAATGCCCCAACAGCCCGACGAGCAGCACAAGGATCTCCTGCTCCTTATCAGCGAGTGCCCGACAATGCCTCGTActcatctcttccgccTCCAACTCAGCAAGCTCCGCCACCCCGACAGAGCCCTTTACCTTCCCGAGACCCTTATGGCCGAGCAGGTGGAATAGGGGGTGGACATGGAACTCCCGCTCATCAGCTTGCGCAACCAACGCACCTGGGTTTGGGACCGAGGAGTGCAAGCCATTATAGCGAAAAGTCTCAGAATGAGTATGGTTACCAATCCCAGCCCCAAAGGGGTTATTCTCAACAGAGTCAAGGTGGCACTGGGAGAGGAGT CTTCAACATTGCACCATGCCCTTCGGATGCCCTGGCCCTGACTAACCGCCTTGTCGTACATCCATCCGATTTCCCTTCAGACGTTGACTTTGCTCTCTTGCGAGGACGATTCATATTTTCTGTAAT TCGCGATAATACCGGCACTTTGCCGCCCGGCCACGTCGGCCCGTCCAAGATTATTCGCCAATGGGTCGGCTTGTCAGCCGTCGGTGAGACTGTTGACATTGAACCTTACTATCCCGGAAACGGCGAATGGGCCAGCACTGCAGAGGTCGAG GTTGGGTTCaggctgaaaaggaaggaaactCATGATGTTTTCGACAGCGAGGAGATGGCTGCTGGCTTCATTAAC GCATTCCCTTCGCTTCCTTTAACCCCTCTTCAACCCCTTGTGTTCGATTATCGTGGACATGAACTCAAAGCCACTGTCCGGGCAGTCTCCACGCTTGACGGTCAAGATGGTCGAACCGGTGTCATCATGGAGGGTACAGAGATTATTTGGGTAAAGGACCCCACTAGTGgcatcaagctcaagaatACGTCAAAGAG AGGACCTACTAATGCTATTCTTGCTCCCAACTTCAAGTTTGAGGATATGGGTATTGGTGGTCTCGATACCGAGTTTGCTGCCATTTTCCGACGAGCATTTGCTAGCCGAATCTTCCCTCCTGGCCTTGTCGAAAAGTTGGGTATACAACACGTTAAAG GTATCCTCCTCTATGGCCCTCCTGGTACCGGTAAAACACTTATGGCTAGGCAAATCGGCAAGATGCTCAATGCTCGAGAGCCCAAGGTTGTTAACGGCCCGGAGATTTTGAACAAATTTGTCGGTCAGAGTGAGGAGAATATCAGGAAACTGTTCGCCGACGCCGAGAAAGagcagaaagaaaagggtgaTGAGAGTGGTCTacacatcatcatctttgatGAGCTCGACGCCATTTGTAAACAGCGAGGCTCCACTAATAGTGGCACTGGCGTCGGAGACTCGGTCGTTAATCAACTTCTCGCCAAGATGGACGGTGTCGATCAACTGAACAATGTGCTCATTATTGGTATGACCAACCGTATGGACATGATCGACGAAGCCCTTCTCCGTCCCGGACGTTTGGAAGTTCACATCGAAATTTCCTTGCcggacgaggaaggaaggttaCAGATCCTGAACATTCACACGACCAAGATGAGGAGCAATGGTGTTTTGGCCGATGACGTCGATTTGGCCGAACTCGCGTCCTTGACAAAGAACTTTTCGGGTGCCGAGCTGGGTGGGTTGACCAAGAGTGCAACAAGTTTTGCGTTCAACAGGCACGTCAAG GTCGGTACGGTTGCGTCTTTTGAAGATGTCGAGAATATCAAAATTGGCCGAGCGGATTTTCTACATGCCTTGGAAGAAGTACAGCCTGCCTTTGGTGTTTCTGAAGAGGAACTGCAACAGGTCGTCCAGAATGGCATCATTCATTACTCTTCTCGTGTGAAT GAAATCCTCAACGACGGCCAATTACTTGTGGAACAGGTCAGAAAATCCGAACGTACTCCTCTCGTCTCTGTACTTCTTCACGGCCCTTCAGGTGCAGGCAAGACCGCTCTCGCTGCTACGATCGCAATGGGGTCAGACTTCCCTTTTATTAAGCTCATCTCACCCGAAACCATGGTTGGCTTTACAGAATCTCAAAAGATTGCCCAACTTCACAAGGTGTTTGCCGATAGCTACAAGAGTCCACTGAGTgtggttgttgttgatagTTTGGAAAGACTGTTGG ACTGGAATCCTATCGGTCCCAGGTTTTCGAACGGCGTCTTGCAAGCCCTTGTAGTCCTATTCGGCAAACGACCTCCCAAGGGCCGTCGActtctcatccttgctACAACATCCAATcgctccatcctctccgaCATGGATGTCCTCTCCACTTTTGATGCCGATATCCCTATCCCGCCCATTACTTCTGTTAAGCACATCGAACGCTGCCTACGCGAGGTCAACTTATTCTCATCGAATGAGGAGATGCAGCGAGCAGTGGACATGTTGCGGGATGTCAAATTtggcgaaggaggaaaCGGCGAGTTGATGGTGGGTGTGAAGAAGTTGCTATCGATGGCGGAGATGGCGAGACAAGACCCTGATCCTGCAGCCAAGTTGGTGGCGAGCCTGATGAGAGAAGTTGGTTAG
- a CDS encoding amidohydrolase, with translation MPTRLRHYHQPQPTSNGIMPYPRHPPPRVLSTRSLHLSISLLIVAAVIVYAQKQSFMKNVLPSKVYSVTETLPEKYAICGKEENKVYTVPYEVEIAIEVAGAAEWEKEAVGAVQCVVVDNDKVADTGSLNKIRRKWVKNTLGRTTQDDLQVIHLPPGHTLTPGFTDSHGHPLVYGHAQQLPLHGCKSIEEVIAKVEDYVNHHPLEEGQWIEGLGWDQNLWKDKVFPTAEEFDKSDVLRGLPISLARVDYHVEWVSTAVLRLMDGIPDVEGGTVMRDSQGEPTGIFIDNAISLLTAIRPAWTDIDRERFLDIVVGDALSHGLTGAYDAMGLVSDQPFWRRMAEEGKLPIRFYSMLSCENEEDFCGDKVEPYHNFEKHYYMRGVKLFGDGALGSRGAALIDDYSDQPGWKGLMLKKGEAWGPLIKQWYEAGWQICVHTIGDRAAKVVLDAISSVTDLPGIRKARFRLEHAQIMTLEDLERAAKMGIIASVQPTHATSDMWYAEDRLGTERIRGAYAWRSYLNNSGHITLGSDFPVESIDPLKGFYAAVTRRSPEGKSPHGKGGWYPEQRLSRVEALRGFTVWGAYASFSEDLVGSLTPGKKFDAVIWDDDLLTVPEDEMLDVKVKGVIVDGKLVWGTLG, from the exons ATGCCTACAAGGCTTAGACACTATCATCAACCTCAGCCTACCAGCAATGGGATCATGCCATATCCGCGgcatccacctcctcgAGTCCTCTCCACTCGGTCCCTTCACCTCTCGATCTCTCTGCTGATTGTTGCTGCAGTCATCGTCTATGCCCAGAAACAATCTTTTATGAAGAATGTGCTACCTTCTAAAGTGTATTCGGTGACAGAGACTTTGCCTGAAAAATATGCAATAtgtgggaaagaagaaaataaGGTGTATACGGTACCTTATGAGGTCGAAATTGCTATTGAAGTCGCAGGGGCAGCAgagtgggagaaggaagctgtAGGAGCAGTGCAATGTGTGGTAGTGGATAACGACAAGGTTGCTGACACGGGTAGTTtga ATAAGATCAGGCGAAAGTGGGTCAAGAACACTTTGGGCAGGACAACTCAGGATGATTTGCAGGTCATTCACCTTCCCCCAGGGCATACTCTAACCCCT GGCTTCACAGACTCCCATGGTCATCCCTTGGTATATGGCCACGCCCAGCAACTGCCCTTACACGGGTGCAAGTCTATCGAAGAAGTCATAGCGAAGGTTGAAGATTACGTGAATCACCATCCATTAGAAGAGGGACAGTGGATAGAAGGGTTGGGGTGGGACCAAAATCTCTGGAAAGACAAAGTTTTCCCTACAGCT GAGGAATTTGACAAGTCTGACGTCTTGAGGGGATTACCCATAAGCCTGGCTAGAGTAGACTATCATGTTGAATGGGTTTCGACCGCCGTCCTTCGTTTGATGGATGGCATTCCCgatgtcgaaggtggtACTGTTATGCGCGATTCTCAAGGGGAACCAACCGGTATCTTT ATCGATAATGCCATTTCCCTTCTTACTGCCATCCGGCCGGCCTGGACTGACATCGACCGAGAACGGTTCCTCGATATCGTGGTAGGGGATGCTTTAAGCCATGGGTTAACGGGTGCATATGATGCAATGGGACTGGTCAGCGATCAACCTTTCTGGCGAAGAATGGCCGAAGAGGGAAAACTGCCTATTCGTTTCTACTCTATG CTTTCTTgcgaaaatgaagaagactttTGCGGAGATAAGGTAGAACCCTATCATAACTTTG AGAAACACTATTACATGCGTGGTGTCAAGCTCTTCGGTGATGGCGCATTAGGCTCCCGTGGCGCTGCCTTGATTGACGACTACAGCGATCAGCcgggatggaagggattgatgttgaagaaaggagaggcCTGGGGACCATTGATAAAACAATGGTACGAAGCT GGGTGGCAAATC TGTGTGCATACGATAGGTGATCGCGCCGCCAAAGTGGTGCTTGATGCCATTTCGTCTGTCACTGATCTTCCTGGCATTCGCAAGGCGAGATTCCGACTGGAGCATGCTCAAATTATGACGCTAGAAGACCTGGAACGTGCCGCTAAGATGGGCA TCATCGCGAGTGTACAGCCAACCCATGCGACAAGCGAT ATGTGGTACGCCGAAGATCGCTTGGGCACAGAACGCATTAGAGGCGCATACGCTTGGCGTTCATATCTCAA CAATTCTGGTCACATTACTCTAGGTTCCGACTTCCCTGTCGAATCTATTGACCCGCTGAAAGGATTTTACGCCGCTGTAACTCGTAGATCACCGGAAGGCAAATCTCCTCATGGCAAGGGAGGATGGTATCCAGAACAGAGACTGAGTAGGGTTGAGGCCCTTAGGGGTTTTACCGTATGGG GAGCGTATGCTTCGTTCTCAGAGGATCTTGTTGGGTCTTTGACACCTGGAAAGAAATTTGACGCTGTGATatgggatgatgatttACTTACTGTaccagaagatgagatgctGGATGTAAAAGTCAAGGGGGTGATTGTGGATGGCAAATTGGTCTGGGGAACTTTGGGATGA